In one window of Anaerolineae bacterium DNA:
- a CDS encoding Na+/H+ antiporter subunit E, protein MEVTVLVQATYKSFEMLGEARNKARQILDTAARLTSETQAVHRKRVEAIFTGAKQRKAEATRFIATFIIMFGFWLLLSGKYDLFHISIGVLCCGLVSHVSHGLLFANPRAGDMRVIVKRFIVYIPWLMYQIVLSNLHVARLALWPKRLIDPKIIEFKSKLESDISMVTLANSITLTPGTITVDVKDGVFYVHAVSKKVAEDLMTGEMEDRIAHIFMEADHVYVQDVLDMAPIFVELK, encoded by the coding sequence ATGGAAGTAACAGTACTGGTTCAAGCCACATATAAGTCATTTGAGATGCTAGGCGAAGCAAGAAATAAGGCCAGGCAGATATTGGATACCGCCGCCAGACTCACATCCGAGACCCAGGCTGTGCATCGAAAAAGGGTAGAGGCAATATTTACAGGCGCCAAACAAAGAAAAGCCGAAGCCACCAGGTTTATTGCAACATTTATTATTATGTTCGGTTTCTGGCTGCTTTTGTCAGGAAAATATGATTTATTTCATATCAGCATCGGAGTTCTTTGTTGCGGCCTGGTGTCACACGTATCGCATGGTCTGCTTTTTGCCAATCCAAGGGCCGGGGATATGCGTGTTATAGTTAAGAGATTTATTGTTTATATCCCATGGCTAATGTATCAGATTGTCCTGTCCAACCTGCATGTTGCAAGGCTGGCCCTGTGGCCCAAAAGGCTTATTGATCCGAAGATAATTGAGTTTAAGTCAAAACTGGAAAGTGATATCTCGATGGTTACTCTTGCTAATTCGATAACCCTTACCCCTGGCACTATCACAGTAGATGTGAAAGACGGTGTATTTTATGTGCACGCTGTCAGCAAGAAGGTGGCGGAAGATCTTATGACCGGCGAGATGGAGGACAGGATCGCTCATATATTCATGGAAGCCGACCATGTGTATGTTCAGGATGTTCTTGATATGGCGCCTATCTTTGTAGAATTAAAGTAG
- a CDS encoding Na(+)/H(+) antiporter subunit B, whose protein sequence is MVIKHTVDMTRQSDDVIVKTLSRLLIPFMQIYALYVIAHGHYSPGGGFQGGVILGAALILLVITYGLDNALRMMSERLNTVFCSLGVFIYAGIGLLCVILGENFLDYKALDQFLHVGIPQARSLGILGVETGVGIAVMAVMLSIFLDISTGGLPSTKDQNQSD, encoded by the coding sequence ATGGTAATTAAACATACAGTAGACATGACCAGACAATCGGACGATGTTATTGTTAAGACACTTTCCAGGTTATTAATACCCTTTATGCAGATTTATGCTCTCTATGTTATCGCGCACGGGCATTACAGCCCTGGAGGAGGATTCCAGGGAGGAGTAATTTTAGGGGCAGCATTAATTCTATTGGTAATAACTTATGGGCTGGACAATGCTTTGCGCATGATGTCAGAAAGATTAAACACCGTTTTCTGCAGCCTTGGGGTCTTTATATATGCTGGAATTGGGTTGTTATGTGTAATACTTGGCGAAAACTTTCTGGATTATAAGGCGCTTGATCAGTTTCTGCATGTTGGGATACCCCAGGCAAGATCTCTCGGCATTCTTGGTGTTGAGACAGGTGTGGGAATCGCTGTCATGGCTGTTATGCTCTCAATCTTTTTAGATATATCTACCGGAGGGCTTCCTTCGACAAAAGATCAGAATCAATCTGATTAA
- a CDS encoding sigma-54 dependent transcriptional regulator, producing MKQIYNMILNLAPTDATVLVCGEEGTEKALVARSIHLNSARKNFPFDVYNCSAYPQFIVESGLLGHEIGAFEGAVSQKKGCLELNNGGTVFLCEIDKIAPLTQIKLQEFLQDGSIKRLGGKKTIKTDVRIIAAVNTDLGREVESGTFNEEFSYMLNVINIHIPSLRQRKDDIPLLVEHFLEKLNVEIGKKVRGVTSDTMQILMDYSWPGNIKELENSIQHAFLLTEDEKIEREFLPSRILTDVLIEKDEGISSFEENEKRFLMKILQECNWNKLQVAKQLNVSRSTLYAKLKKYNLTTKQ from the coding sequence ATGAAGCAGATCTATAATATGATATTGAATCTTGCTCCCACTGATGCCACAGTTTTGGTTTGTGGTGAAGAAGGAACGGAAAAAGCATTGGTGGCAAGATCTATTCATTTAAACAGCGCGAGAAAAAACTTCCCCTTTGATGTGTATAACTGCTCGGCTTATCCGCAGTTTATTGTAGAAAGCGGTCTTTTGGGCCATGAAATAGGCGCCTTTGAAGGGGCGGTATCTCAGAAAAAAGGATGTCTGGAACTAAATAATGGCGGGACAGTGTTTTTGTGTGAGATTGACAAAATAGCTCCTTTGACCCAGATCAAACTTCAGGAATTCTTGCAGGATGGATCAATAAAAAGGCTTGGAGGAAAAAAAACTATAAAGACAGATGTCAGGATAATCGCCGCTGTTAATACTGATCTGGGAAGGGAGGTAGAAAGCGGAACTTTTAACGAAGAATTTTCTTATATGTTGAATGTGATTAATATACATATACCTTCTTTGAGGCAGAGGAAAGATGATATCCCCCTTTTAGTAGAACACTTCTTAGAAAAGCTGAATGTAGAAATAGGAAAAAAGGTTAGAGGTGTTACATCCGATACCATGCAGATATTAATGGACTATTCCTGGCCGGGTAATATCAAGGAGTTGGAAAACTCAATACAACACGCTTTTCTTCTGACAGAGGATGAAAAAATCGAGCGTGAATTTCTGCCATCTCGAATCTTAACTGATGTTTTGATAGAAAAGGATGAAGGGATAAGCTCTTTTGAGGAAAATGAAAAAAGATTCCTTATGAAAATTTTGCAGGAGTGTAACTGGAATAAATTACAGGTTGCAAAACAGCTCAATGTGAGCCGCAGCACACTATATGCAAAGCTGAAAAAGTATAACTTAACAACAAAACAATAA